A genome region from Sphingorhabdus sp. SMR4y includes the following:
- a CDS encoding cytochrome P450: MATTLAPEKTVFDPIDVSLAELYTEDRWQEPFRKLRANAPIQYVPDSKFGPYWSVSTYKPIVHIEALPKIFSSSFEYGGISIAFYPDRLLPDEFRQPQFIAMDPPQHTAQRRTIAPAFGPSEVKTMQDEVRQRTAEVLDSLPIGEPFDWVEKLSIELTTGMLAKLFDFPWEERDKLTYWSNMLGDVELVHQEGGIARRNKIAMEMAGAFAELWQRKAAGEPGKDLISVMMQSDAMSEMSQEEFIGNLILLIVGGNDTTRNSMSAYAYGLSQFPEERAKLEVDPSLIPNAVSELIRWQTPLSHMRRTVMEDTEFEGVQMKKGDKVVLWYISANRDESVFDDPDSIRVDRENARRHLSFGYGIHRCVGARVAELQLHVLLEEMAKRRLRVDVLEEPERVPACFVHGYKKMMVKLENY, encoded by the coding sequence ATGGCAACAACACTGGCACCTGAAAAAACTGTATTTGATCCAATCGACGTTTCGCTGGCTGAACTTTACACAGAGGACCGCTGGCAGGAGCCGTTCCGCAAACTGCGCGCAAATGCACCTATCCAATATGTCCCAGATTCAAAATTCGGTCCCTATTGGTCGGTCTCCACCTACAAGCCTATTGTCCACATCGAGGCGCTGCCGAAAATTTTCTCTTCTTCGTTTGAATATGGCGGTATTTCGATAGCATTTTATCCGGATCGCCTTCTGCCGGACGAGTTTCGCCAGCCGCAATTTATAGCTATGGACCCGCCACAGCATACAGCCCAGCGCCGGACAATTGCTCCAGCCTTTGGCCCCAGCGAGGTCAAGACAATGCAGGACGAAGTGCGCCAACGCACAGCAGAAGTTCTGGATTCTCTTCCCATTGGAGAACCGTTTGACTGGGTTGAGAAGCTATCTATCGAACTGACCACCGGCATGCTTGCGAAGCTGTTTGATTTTCCTTGGGAAGAACGCGACAAACTGACCTATTGGTCAAACATGCTGGGCGATGTCGAGCTGGTCCATCAGGAGGGCGGGATTGCGCGGCGCAATAAGATTGCGATGGAAATGGCAGGTGCCTTCGCCGAACTCTGGCAACGCAAGGCAGCCGGTGAACCGGGCAAAGACCTGATCTCGGTAATGATGCAATCGGACGCGATGAGCGAGATGAGCCAGGAAGAGTTTATCGGTAATCTCATTCTGCTGATCGTTGGCGGCAATGACACTACGCGCAATTCGATGAGCGCCTATGCTTATGGTCTAAGCCAGTTCCCGGAAGAACGTGCCAAGCTGGAAGTTGATCCGTCTCTTATCCCCAATGCGGTGAGTGAGCTGATCCGCTGGCAGACACCGCTCTCCCATATGCGCCGGACGGTGATGGAAGACACCGAGTTCGAAGGCGTGCAGATGAAAAAGGGCGACAAAGTTGTGCTCTGGTATATCTCTGCCAATCGCGATGAGAGCGTGTTTGACGATCCCGACAGCATCCGCGTTGATCGCGAAAACGCGCGGCGACACTTGTCCTTTGGCTATGGTATCCACCGCTGCGTTGGCGCGCGGGTTGCTGAGTTGCAACTGCACGTGTTGCTGGAGGAAATGGCTAAGCGGCGACTACGGGTGGATGTGCTTGAAGAGCCAGAGCGCGTCCCGGCCTGTTTTGTGCACGGATACAAGAAGATGATGGTCAAGCTGGAGAATTACTGA
- a CDS encoding cytochrome P450, translating to MTRTGTEAAYAIPLDKIDVSSPALFKDDSAGTYFERLRKEDPVHYCAESAYGPYWSITKYKDIMHVDTHHDIFSSAAGFGGIIIDDNIQKGGGEEGLDLPNFIAMDRPRHDEQRKAVSPIVAPGNLALLESTIRERVGAVLDSLPIDEEFDWVDRVSIEITTQMLATLFDFPFEDRRKLTRWSDVTTAAPGGGVVDSWAQRKDELMECAQCFQTLWNERVNEDPGNDLISMLAHSPATRNMTPEEYLGNVLLLIVGGNDTTRNSMTGGVLALHQNPDQMAKLRASPALIESMVPEIIRWQTPLAHMRRTAKEDSVVGGKTIRKGDKVVMWYFSGNRDDEVIDRPDAFIIDRPNPRQHLSFGFGIHRCVGNRLAEMQLRILWEEILNRFDRIEVIGEPERVQSNFVRGYTKMMVRVHAR from the coding sequence ATGACACGAACCGGCACTGAAGCTGCGTATGCGATACCACTTGATAAAATCGACGTAAGCTCACCAGCGCTTTTCAAGGACGATTCGGCTGGCACCTATTTTGAACGTCTGCGCAAAGAAGACCCTGTCCACTATTGCGCTGAGAGTGCTTACGGGCCCTATTGGTCGATCACCAAATATAAAGACATCATGCATGTTGATACCCATCATGACATCTTTTCGTCGGCGGCAGGCTTCGGCGGCATCATCATCGATGACAATATTCAAAAAGGTGGTGGTGAAGAGGGGCTTGACCTTCCTAATTTCATTGCGATGGACCGACCGCGCCATGACGAACAGCGAAAAGCCGTCAGCCCCATCGTAGCTCCCGGTAACCTTGCTCTTCTGGAAAGCACCATTCGCGAGCGTGTCGGGGCCGTATTGGATAGCCTGCCAATAGATGAAGAATTTGACTGGGTTGATCGGGTCTCGATCGAAATTACCACCCAGATGCTGGCCACTCTCTTTGATTTTCCGTTTGAAGATCGTCGTAAGCTGACTCGCTGGTCGGATGTGACCACAGCTGCACCTGGCGGGGGCGTCGTTGATTCATGGGCGCAGCGCAAAGATGAATTAATGGAATGTGCGCAATGTTTTCAGACGCTTTGGAATGAACGGGTAAACGAGGATCCAGGCAATGACCTTATTTCAATGTTGGCCCATTCCCCGGCGACCCGAAACATGACACCGGAAGAATATCTCGGCAACGTGCTGCTGCTGATTGTGGGCGGCAATGACACAACGCGAAATTCGATGACGGGTGGGGTTCTTGCGCTGCATCAGAACCCGGACCAGATGGCCAAATTGAGGGCCTCTCCAGCGCTAATTGAAAGCATGGTGCCGGAAATTATCCGCTGGCAGACACCCTTGGCGCACATGCGGCGTACAGCAAAGGAAGATTCGGTTGTTGGCGGTAAAACCATCCGCAAAGGTGACAAAGTCGTCATGTGGTATTTTTCGGGAAATCGTGATGATGAAGTCATTGATCGGCCTGACGCGTTTATCATCGATCGCCCGAACCCTCGCCAGCATTTATCCTTCGGGTTCGGCATCCACCGATGCGTTGGTAATCGGCTTGCCGAAATGCAACTGCGAATTTTGTGGGAGGAAATACTCAATCGCTTCGACCGCATTGAAGTGATCGGTGAGCCCGAACGTGTTCAGTCGAATTTTGTCCGAGGTTACACCAAAATGATGGTCCGCGTTCACGCGCGATAA
- a CDS encoding TrbC/VirB2 family protein has protein sequence MTNISQTHRRASDYLIPAAIALLCATAAYAGADNTFDPALAKFTDFLEGSGGKIITVLSLAAGLIGLASGRFSLGQIAVPVGVGIGVGTGVPIVTSVVTAVI, from the coding sequence ATGACCAATATTTCTCAAACACACCGGCGCGCATCCGATTATCTCATTCCAGCAGCTATAGCGCTTCTCTGTGCAACGGCTGCCTATGCAGGCGCGGACAATACCTTTGATCCTGCGCTAGCAAAATTTACTGACTTTCTAGAAGGTTCTGGTGGCAAGATCATTACCGTTCTCAGTCTGGCTGCGGGGCTTATTGGTCTTGCATCCGGACGCTTTTCATTGGGGCAAATCGCGGTACCCGTAGGCGTCGGTATCGGCGTCGGGACCGGCGTTCCCATCGTCACCTCTGTTGTCACGGCAGTCATTTAA
- a CDS encoding type IV conjugative transfer system protein TraE: MEAQIAHQSAQRLLRQRNWLALAAAGLAVTSLAAIAAGSMQSREIVLVPVTGQSLTLSSAGVSHEYLELVTRDTALMLLNRSPEGLDYWMEQILKLADPSAHGRLKSELVQIVSEQRGSDIAQAFVIRSLVIDPKELKSEVTGTLKTFVGAQVIASEERKFIFSWTYSGLRLALTGFAQVPTERDQQIQQKSIEKDASL; this comes from the coding sequence ATGGAAGCACAAATAGCACATCAATCGGCGCAGCGTCTGCTCCGGCAACGCAACTGGCTTGCGCTCGCAGCCGCAGGGCTAGCGGTCACCAGTCTGGCCGCCATTGCAGCTGGATCAATGCAGTCACGTGAAATCGTGCTGGTACCTGTGACCGGACAATCGCTGACTTTATCGAGCGCAGGCGTGTCCCATGAATATTTGGAGCTCGTCACCCGAGATACCGCTCTCATGCTGCTCAACCGTAGCCCTGAAGGGCTTGATTACTGGATGGAACAGATTCTCAAGCTAGCCGATCCCAGTGCCCATGGCCGCCTCAAATCAGAATTGGTCCAAATCGTTTCCGAACAACGCGGCTCCGATATTGCCCAGGCGTTTGTCATCCGTTCGCTCGTCATCGATCCGAAAGAACTCAAGTCTGAAGTGACCGGAACGCTCAAGACGTTTGTCGGCGCGCAGGTAATCGCCAGCGAGGAGCGCAAATTTATCTTTAGCTGGACCTACTCAGGCCTTCGGCTTGCGCTGACCGGTTTTGCGCAGGTCCCAACCGAGCGCGATCAACAAATTCAGCAAAAATCAATCGAAAAGGATGCCTCGTTATGA
- a CDS encoding AraC family transcriptional regulator: MSAGAHLRIPATYVNALIRQYRDVLDDDAISLDLAKLETNSGIAQTDIQSLFALIEALNKQVGPEWPIEASFAWRSQMHGTIDVAARSARTLGDALNVFARFGRVRAPFAVINKNVWSKTTALKIQPSVSMEDSVWQALAEFIMLSTTAILNQITDDRLSGVTFEMPNRTFQHKQSLEDAFGVPTQFGGTQFTMTFTNETCSLVLPFHDPLLFKNTVEQLQSETEQLSHHNWIVEDVRRLLSSQNHIRPSAQFVADELGLSRRSLVRKLTANQTSFRTMLDDHLKERATKMLGQDKMSKEAISEALGYTDRTSFSRACRRWFDI, translated from the coding sequence ATGTCAGCAGGTGCCCATCTTCGTATCCCAGCAACTTACGTCAATGCGTTGATTCGGCAATATAGGGACGTGCTAGACGATGATGCTATTTCGCTGGATCTGGCAAAACTAGAAACAAATTCCGGCATTGCCCAAACCGACATTCAGTCGTTATTTGCGTTGATTGAAGCTCTCAATAAGCAGGTGGGTCCAGAATGGCCGATTGAAGCATCATTTGCATGGCGAAGTCAAATGCATGGAACCATCGATGTTGCGGCGCGTAGTGCTAGGACATTGGGGGATGCGCTTAATGTCTTTGCGCGTTTTGGCCGAGTAAGGGCACCGTTCGCGGTTATAAATAAAAACGTATGGTCCAAAACCACCGCGTTAAAAATTCAGCCCTCCGTTTCAATGGAAGATTCAGTCTGGCAGGCACTAGCCGAGTTCATTATGCTGAGCACCACCGCAATCCTTAATCAAATCACCGACGATAGGCTGAGTGGTGTTACTTTCGAAATGCCAAATCGAACGTTTCAGCACAAACAGTCATTGGAAGATGCGTTCGGTGTCCCAACTCAATTTGGCGGCACCCAATTCACCATGACCTTCACAAACGAAACTTGCTCCTTGGTACTGCCCTTTCATGACCCTTTGCTTTTCAAGAACACTGTCGAACAACTGCAATCCGAAACCGAGCAATTGTCACATCACAACTGGATTGTTGAGGATGTAAGACGTCTGCTCTCTAGTCAAAACCACATAAGACCCAGCGCACAATTTGTCGCAGATGAACTCGGTCTCTCGCGGCGCTCTCTCGTCAGGAAGCTCACGGCAAATCAAACTTCATTTCGAACGATGTTGGATGATCATCTGAAAGAACGAGCAACAAAAATGTTGGGGCAAGATAAAATGTCGAAAGAGGCCATATCGGAAGCATTGGGCTATACCGACCGGACCAGTTTTAGCCGTGCGTGCAGACGGTGGTTCGACATTTGA
- a CDS encoding helix-turn-helix transcriptional regulator has product MLDIEPNKLPDPPAARLLRLKEVQHRVGLGRSTIYRWMDDGKFPRPHSIGGYSVRWLESDINGWITSKTSLDATS; this is encoded by the coding sequence ATGCTTGATATTGAGCCAAATAAACTGCCAGATCCGCCTGCGGCACGTTTGCTCCGTCTGAAAGAAGTCCAGCACCGTGTCGGACTAGGACGATCAACCATCTATCGCTGGATGGACGATGGGAAATTTCCTAGGCCTCATTCAATAGGCGGTTACAGCGTCAGGTGGCTAGAAAGCGATATTAACGGATGGATCACCTCAAAGACATCGCTCGACGCTACAAGCTAG
- a CDS encoding alkane 1-monooxygenase, whose translation MNMFIATAKDGSEIRYKDGKRFLYLWSMFFPLVPAIAAALYFTQIGVWSTFIPLIYLYVFVPIVDAIIGEDGHNPPDEVISAMAADRFYSWMVRATVPFLWLSFIATAMLVGTQELPWWSIIALVVGVGSVSGNSITIGHELGHKSNKLDQKLAMWANAVIGYAHFRVEHNHGHHMLVSTPEDPASSRMGESIYRFVLREIPGALKNGWSTEATRLNKKGKSSFSLDNEILQGWMITLAATVILTAHLGWMIAPFILVHHIFGWYGLTQANYVEHYGLLRQKHENGRYETCQPHHSWNTNHIFSNLMTFHLQRHSDHHANPMRPYQTLRDFADLPRLPSGYPGMFLLAAIPPLFFRVMDPKVMEWADGDLSKVNILSDKKNRLEQQWNKVTEAPTPT comes from the coding sequence ATGAATATGTTTATAGCCACTGCGAAAGATGGGTCTGAAATTCGATACAAGGATGGAAAACGTTTCCTTTATCTTTGGTCCATGTTTTTCCCCCTTGTTCCGGCGATAGCTGCGGCTCTCTATTTTACCCAGATCGGAGTGTGGTCCACTTTTATCCCGCTGATATACCTATATGTTTTTGTTCCGATAGTGGATGCGATCATTGGTGAAGATGGTCACAATCCGCCGGACGAAGTCATCTCGGCGATGGCAGCTGATCGTTTTTATAGTTGGATGGTTAGAGCTACCGTTCCATTTTTGTGGCTCAGCTTTATCGCAACCGCTATGCTGGTTGGCACACAGGAGCTCCCTTGGTGGTCCATAATAGCTTTGGTTGTCGGCGTCGGTTCGGTAAGCGGTAATTCGATCACTATTGGTCATGAGCTTGGACATAAAAGCAACAAACTCGATCAAAAGCTCGCCATGTGGGCCAACGCAGTTATCGGTTATGCCCATTTTCGCGTGGAACATAATCATGGGCATCATATGCTGGTGTCAACTCCTGAAGATCCTGCCAGTTCACGTATGGGTGAATCGATTTATCGCTTCGTCCTGCGCGAAATTCCTGGTGCCTTGAAAAATGGTTGGTCAACGGAAGCAACGCGCCTCAATAAAAAAGGAAAGTCGTCTTTTTCACTGGACAATGAGATCTTGCAGGGCTGGATGATCACTCTAGCGGCAACGGTGATCCTAACCGCACATCTGGGTTGGATGATTGCTCCATTCATTCTTGTCCACCATATATTTGGATGGTACGGGCTAACTCAAGCCAACTATGTAGAGCATTATGGTTTACTGCGCCAGAAACACGAAAATGGTCGCTATGAAACATGTCAGCCACATCATTCCTGGAATACCAATCATATCTTTTCCAATTTAATGACCTTTCATTTACAACGGCATTCTGACCATCATGCTAATCCGATGCGCCCTTATCAAACGTTGCGAGATTTTGCCGATTTGCCTCGTTTGCCGAGTGGCTATCCCGGAATGTTTTTACTGGCAGCGATCCCGCCTCTATTCTTCAGAGTGATGGACCCCAAAGTAATGGAATGGGCCGACGGCGACCTCAGTAAAGTCAATATCTTGTCAGACAAGAAAAATCGATTGGAACAACAATGGAATAAGGTAACAGAGGCGCCAACGCCAACCTGA
- the traL gene encoding type IV conjugative transfer system protein TraL, translated as MADRYLLPRRLDDPELIGFWTIDEFLGLIIPFAWGILAQHIFVGIALAFVAWFALRKAKSGGANAQLLHAVYWYLPGSFLGLKATPPSYCRLLAG; from the coding sequence ATGGCTGACAGATATCTTTTGCCCCGGCGGCTTGATGATCCCGAACTCATCGGATTTTGGACGATCGACGAGTTTCTTGGCCTGATCATCCCGTTCGCCTGGGGCATATTAGCGCAGCATATTTTTGTAGGAATCGCACTAGCATTTGTCGCCTGGTTTGCCCTTCGAAAAGCAAAATCTGGCGGTGCGAACGCGCAGCTCCTTCATGCTGTCTACTGGTATCTGCCCGGATCATTTCTGGGATTGAAAGCGACGCCGCCCTCCTATTGCCGACTTCTGGCCGGTTGA
- a CDS encoding TetR/AcrR family transcriptional regulator: MKTRDRIVMEARRLYNRNGYGNVSSATLAYHLGISEGNLWYHFKAKRAILRAISEKFAQDIEKRLSRAPTGEADIVDEYTALLQAIIDELHEYRFLYRDQADYGEHDEIVQQGVRGWTERTHRQFQTYLAGFVAAGLLDWPKDRLADLAINVTIILRYGLEYFREMGDPIQEGGGAIRNTLLRHLTLFEYRLLPETVLRLRRFIDRMEVEREAMGKTIGKVLE, from the coding sequence TTGAAAACCCGCGACCGGATCGTGATGGAGGCGAGGCGGCTATACAACCGAAACGGTTATGGCAATGTTTCCAGTGCGACGCTCGCGTATCATCTCGGCATTTCGGAGGGCAATCTCTGGTATCATTTCAAAGCCAAGCGTGCGATCCTCCGCGCTATCAGCGAGAAGTTCGCGCAGGATATCGAAAAGCGCCTGTCGCGCGCGCCGACCGGCGAAGCGGATATCGTTGATGAATATACCGCCCTGTTACAGGCTATTATTGACGAGCTTCACGAATATCGTTTTCTTTACCGCGACCAAGCGGATTACGGCGAGCATGATGAGATCGTGCAGCAGGGCGTGCGCGGCTGGACCGAGCGGACCCATCGGCAGTTTCAAACCTATCTAGCAGGATTTGTCGCGGCCGGCCTGCTCGACTGGCCCAAGGACCGATTGGCCGACCTCGCTATCAACGTGACCATCATCCTGCGCTACGGTCTTGAATATTTCCGTGAGATGGGCGATCCAATTCAGGAGGGCGGCGGCGCGATACGCAATACATTGCTCCGGCATCTGACTTTGTTCGAATATCGCCTGCTGCCAGAAACGGTGCTCCGGCTACGACGGTTCATTGACCGGATGGAAGTTGAGAGAGAAGCGATGGGCAAGACCATTGGAAAAGTTTTGGAATAG
- a CDS encoding TetR/AcrR family transcriptional regulator has protein sequence MKYKHELGKRRLKPDERRKQLTLCALQAFAENGVARATHSHVAKLAGVAIPTVHSYFRSREDLESAVLDEVENYLIKLVTDSLGGKKSVEEALTTLATRFANDATTKSDIIKVWLDWSTGVRAGVWPRYLTLLDKLHSIARPVFSRGKREGILSENLNVKAAARLFIGGGHTLALMQFAKVPNRDLAIYMDQFIQSLMNIGKP, from the coding sequence TTGAAATACAAACACGAATTGGGGAAAAGGCGCCTGAAGCCGGACGAGAGGCGCAAACAATTGACACTCTGCGCGCTCCAAGCCTTTGCGGAGAACGGTGTCGCTCGTGCCACTCATTCTCACGTCGCGAAGCTGGCCGGAGTTGCGATACCAACCGTGCACTCCTATTTTAGATCACGGGAGGATCTGGAGTCAGCGGTGCTCGACGAAGTAGAAAACTACCTGATCAAACTCGTCACTGATTCGCTTGGTGGGAAAAAATCCGTGGAAGAAGCGCTTACGACGCTAGCAACCCGATTTGCCAACGACGCGACCACGAAATCTGATATCATTAAAGTTTGGCTAGACTGGAGCACCGGTGTTCGCGCTGGCGTATGGCCCCGATATCTTACTTTGTTGGACAAGCTACACTCGATTGCTCGACCGGTTTTTTCGCGTGGCAAACGTGAAGGTATACTGAGCGAAAATCTCAATGTGAAAGCAGCGGCCAGATTGTTCATAGGCGGCGGACATACTCTCGCACTAATGCAGTTTGCCAAAGTCCCCAACCGGGATCTAGCGATTTACATGGATCAATTTATACAGAGCTTGATGAACATCGGAAAGCCTTGA
- a CDS encoding 2Fe-2S iron-sulfur cluster-binding protein, whose protein sequence is MPLVKFITAQGDDHLVNVNANSSVMEAARDNGVPGIDGDCGGCAACGTCHVHIDAAWIEKTGHASDGSESDMLEFVEGADEYSRLACQISITEELDGLIVRLPLAQH, encoded by the coding sequence ATGCCATTAGTAAAGTTTATTACCGCTCAAGGTGACGACCATCTTGTCAATGTAAATGCCAATTCATCAGTCATGGAGGCAGCCCGAGACAACGGAGTCCCGGGCATCGATGGCGATTGCGGCGGATGTGCAGCTTGCGGCACCTGCCATGTTCATATCGACGCGGCGTGGATTGAAAAAACCGGTCACGCTTCGGACGGCAGTGAGAGCGATATGCTCGAATTTGTGGAAGGAGCCGATGAATATAGCCGTCTGGCCTGCCAAATATCGATTACGGAAGAGCTTGACGGACTGATCGTTCGCCTGCCTCTCGCGCAGCATTGA
- a CDS encoding IS5 family transposase: MGQPGFFDLSRRYEGLDAAGDPLVAIAAAVPFELFRGKLQRALVKGGLRKADGDRKSAAGRKPWEEVLIFKILVLQALYNLSDDAMEYQLRDRLSFMRFAGLGLEDAVPDAKTLWLYREALTQAKAVDKLFHLFDNYLKDQGYLAMGGQIIDAAIVPAPHQRGSRDDNAKIKAGGTPAGWEAHPAKNRQKDKDARRTRKHGKSHFGYKNHINVDRRHKLVRRYAVSSASVHDSQKLDDVLDRANTASGVWADSAYRSEASEAVLAERGLTSHIHRRGSRGKPLTSAQEAANKTRSKVRVRVEHVFGCQHSMGGKFVRTIGILRATTKIGMQNLAYNMRRLVVLERAAIVAT, from the coding sequence ATGGGTCAGCCAGGATTTTTTGATTTGAGCCGCCGTTATGAAGGTCTGGACGCGGCGGGTGATCCGTTGGTGGCGATAGCAGCGGCAGTACCCTTTGAGTTGTTCCGGGGGAAGCTTCAGCGTGCGCTTGTCAAAGGCGGTTTGCGCAAGGCGGATGGGGACCGCAAAAGTGCCGCAGGGCGCAAACCCTGGGAGGAGGTTCTGATTTTCAAGATATTGGTGCTTCAGGCGCTCTATAATCTGTCGGATGATGCGATGGAATATCAGCTTCGCGACCGGCTTTCATTCATGCGTTTTGCCGGGCTCGGCCTGGAGGATGCGGTGCCCGATGCCAAGACATTATGGCTTTACCGCGAGGCGCTGACCCAAGCGAAGGCGGTGGACAAGCTGTTTCACTTGTTTGACAACTATCTCAAGGACCAAGGCTATCTGGCTATGGGCGGTCAGATTATTGATGCCGCCATCGTGCCTGCCCCGCATCAGCGGGGCTCGCGTGACGATAATGCGAAGATCAAAGCGGGCGGGACCCCGGCGGGATGGGAGGCGCACCCCGCCAAGAACCGCCAGAAGGACAAGGATGCGCGCAGGACCAGGAAGCATGGCAAGTCGCATTTTGGATACAAGAACCACATCAACGTTGATCGCCGCCACAAGCTGGTGCGGCGCTACGCCGTCAGCAGCGCCTCGGTGCATGACAGTCAGAAGCTGGATGATGTGCTTGATCGTGCAAACACTGCCAGCGGGGTCTGGGCCGATAGCGCTTACCGCAGCGAGGCTAGTGAAGCGGTGCTCGCCGAGCGCGGCCTGACCAGCCACATCCATCGGCGCGGATCACGGGGCAAACCGCTCACCAGCGCCCAAGAAGCCGCCAACAAGACCCGCTCAAAAGTGCGTGTGCGGGTCGAACATGTGTTCGGATGCCAGCACAGCATGGGCGGCAAGTTCGTGCGCACCATCGGCATCCTGCGGGCGACTACGAAGATCGGGATGCAAAATCTGGCTTACAACATGCGCCGTCTGGTCGTGCTCGAACGGGCGGCAATCGTCGCTACCTGA